A single Corvus hawaiiensis isolate bCorHaw1 chromosome 26, bCorHaw1.pri.cur, whole genome shotgun sequence DNA region contains:
- the KCNV1 gene encoding potassium voltage-gated channel subfamily V member 1, which produces MKSPPCCMSLSSQASLEEPGSSTSLGSLDSSVFSSEEDQGPLIQRVIPSLDCFTINVGGSRFVMSQQTLSCYPDTRLGKLAVVVSAARDVASGLLELCDDANLVENEYFFDRSSQAFHYILNYYQTGRLHVMEQLCALSFLQEIQYWGLDELSIDSCCRDRYFRRKELSEALDIKKDAEELDAQDEEEDFSGSLCPNVRQKLWEVLEKPGSSAAARTFGTLSMVFVVVSIANMALISVELSWLAPPLLDALEYLCIAWFTAEFVLRLLCARDRCHFLRSVANIIDLLAILPFYITLLVESLCGGESSQELENVGRIVQVLRLLRALRMLKLGRHSTGLRSLGMTIAQCYEEVGLLLLFLSVGISIFSTVEYFVEQGVPGTTFTSVPGAWWWATTSMTTVGYGDIRPDTTIGKVVAFMCILSGILVLALPIAIINDRFSACYFTLKIKEAALRQREALKKLMKNSSSDSNINVNLRDIYARSVMDMLRLKSRERASTRSSGADEFWF; this is translated from the exons ATGAAGTCGCCTCCCTGCTGCATGTCTCTTTCTTCCCAAGCATCCTTGGAGGAACCAGGGAGTAGCACATCCCTGGGCTCGTTGGACTCCAGTGTTTTCTCCAGTGAGGAAGATCAGGGACCCCTGATCCAGAGGGTCATCCCCTCTCTGGACTGCTTTACTATCAATGTCGGAGGCAGCCGCTTTGTGATGTCCCAGCAAACTTTGTCTTGCTACCCTGACACCCGTCTTGGCAAACTGGCAGTAGTGGTCTCTGCTGCCCGGGATGTGGCTTCTGGCCTCCTTGAGCTTTGTGATGATGCCAACCTTGTGGAGAATGAGTATTTCTTTGACCGGAGCTCACAGGCATTTCACTACATCCTGAATTACTACCAGACAGGGAGGCTACATGTCATGGAGCAGCTTTGTGCACTCTCTTTCCTGCAAGAGATCCAGTACTGGGGTTTGGATGAGCTCAGCATTGATTCCTGCTGCAGAGACCG GTACTTCAGGAGAAAGGAGCTGAGTGAAGCCTTAGACATCAAGAAAGATGCAGAAGAACTGGATGCCCAAGATGAAGAAGAGGATTTTTCTGGTAGCCTCTGTCCCAATGTCAGACAGAAACTTTGGGAAGTTTTGGAAAAGCCTGGCTCCTCTGCGGCAGCTAGGACTTTCGGCACATTGTCcatggtttttgttgttgtgtcCATTGCCAACATGGCCTTGATTTCGGTAGAGCTCAGCTGGCTGGCCCCACCACTGCTGGATGCCCTAGAGTACCTGTGCATTGCATGGTTCACGGCGGAGTTTGTCCTGAGGCTCCTATGTGCACGAGATCGGTGTCACTTCCTAAGGAGTGTGGCAAACATCATAGACCTCCTTGCTATTTTGCCTTTCTATATCACCCTGCTGGTGGAGAGCCTGTGTGGTGGTGAGAGCTCGCAGGAACTGGAGAACGTGGGGCGCATTGTCCAAGTGCTGAGACTGCTCAGAGCCCTGCGAATGCTGAAGCTGGGAAGACATTCAACAG GCTTGCGGTCTCTTGGGATGACTATTGCTCAGTGCTATGAGGAGGTTGGccttctgcttcttttcctctctgtagGAATCTCTATATTTTCCACTGTGGAATACTTTGTTGAGCAAGGTGTGCCAGGCACAACTTTCACAAGCGTACCTGGTGCTTGGTGGTGGGCAACAACTTCCATGACAACAGTTGGTTATGGTGACATTAGACCAGACACTACCATTGGTAAGGTAGTAGCCTTTATGTGTATACTATCAGGAATACTGGTTTTGGCTTTACCAATAGCTATAATAAATGACCGGTTTTCTGCCTGTTACTTTACACTGAAGATAAAAGAAGCCGCTCTTCGGCAGCGTGAAGCTTTAAAGAAGCTCATGAAGAACTCATCCAGCGATTCAAATATCAATGTTAATTTGCGAGACATATACGCACGCAGCGTCATGGACATGCTGCGGTTaaagagcagagagagagcaAGTACAAGGAGCAGTGGTGCAGATGAGTTTTGGTTTTGA